The sequence below is a genomic window from Oreochromis aureus strain Israel breed Guangdong linkage group 12, ZZ_aureus, whole genome shotgun sequence.
TGTAACAGAGAAGCACAAAGTCTTTATCGAAGGAGTCTGTGAATTACAGTGTGACTCTTGTTTGCCAGCTTATGCTTAGCCAAGCGTTATGGTGTACCACTTTGTTCTGTATTGAATCTGCTGCAAACATGGCTGTTAATATCTTAGAATATCAGCAGTcaaaactaaaaagaaacacgGGCTTATTTTAGTTGTGATAGCATCCTTCTGCAGGACTAAGAATTGACCTGACAAATCATGACACCCCAATTTAGACTTCTTTATTCTAAATGTACAAACACCACAAAAAGAAGCTTATTCAGTGTGCGACGGCAACGCCGGATAACGTCTGCAGATGTAATCTTCAGGAACACCAGTCTCATTTATCTGTCATCCGCTTGGGGATTCGAGGAGCGCCTTTATCGGGGTTCCGCAGAAAGGAATTCGCAGAGACTGCAGATGAAATATGGACGGGTTATTTTCAACAGAATCACTACTGGCAGCCTTGAGAGGAGGAGATAATTACCACTTTGACAAGCTTTGATCACAGGTACAGTTATTCTCAGAATGTCTATGTTGATAGAACAATGAGATGACGGCCCTGAAATCCAGATGAGTGTGGCCTAGTTTTGCTTCTTGGATTATGAATAGAAGTACTGTCTAGCGCATGAAGAcgcaagaacaacaaaataggGGTAGTTGATGTGGCATAGTTGACTGTCCATAACTCTTTTGATTTGTAGAAGTGGAGAAGAGCTACTGCAATGCTCTGGGGGAAAATGTCGTGGGTAAGTCATCCACTTGTAAATACTGTGGGTGGAATGAATCACTGTGGTTTCTTTTTTGTCAGAAGGCAGCAAATTATTCAATAGAATGACAGATGGATCAACGAGCCTGGAGTCTTGCTGGAGTCGATTTTAGCGAAGTAGGTGTGGAGTCACGAGGGGTAACACTGGTGggaagtaggaaaaaaaaaatcaagatgaaGATGTAACCTTGGCATACAGAAATGAGGTTCAGTTCATTGATATCTCTTTGAAAATGCATCCAGACCAAAGTAAACATGCCTCCCACACTACCTGCCAGAACTAAACTGAGATGCAGTGTTTCTTAGCAGGGCCACCCAGGTATAGGAAGGAAGagctctttatgtgtgtgtgtgtttgatggtCAAACAAGTCAAATGAGTCAGGTTTTGCCTCTCTGACCTCTGGAATGTAAACAACAAACCTTATGAGTTTTCAAGCCAGTGTTTTGTTTATGTTACATAGTTTTTCAGGGTTTGCGAATGTATTCTTCCACCCCTGCAGGACTCATTTATATTTTACCTCCTCCTGTATCCTGCTCATTAGTCCTGCACTGATGTTGTTCTCCTGGAGGCTCAGATGCCTCAGTGGAAACTGTGTCCTGCAAAGCAAAGCCCCCATGATGTCATTTCCTCCCACATCGCTGATGCAGTTCTTGTCTAAATCCACCTGCCGCAAACTCATGTTCTCTTTCAGCATGTCAGCCAGCAGCCTGACCCCGGGGTCACCCAAGTTATTTTCGTCTAGGATGATCTGAGTCAGTGAGCTGTTTCCTTTTAAGCTGTCAAAAAGTTCCTTCCACGCTGCCAGATCGGCACCGCTGGTCTGTGCTAGCCCTAAATACTGAAGATAGGAATGGGATCTCATATATGATGCTAACACTTTCACCCCATCACTGCTCAAACCATTTCCTCCAATATCCAGCTCTAAAAGTGTAAAAAGCCTGAAAGAGCTCCATCCAGAGGGCAGCTGAGGTAGCATATTGTGTTCTGATGGGAAAAGCATAGCCTGTTGGATAGCAGCAGCTGCTCTTGCTGTTTGTTCCTGCAGCTCAGCTATTCCGTTCAACAGGGTCAGCACTCCATGGTCACGCAGTTTGTTCCCAAACAAGCTgtagagagagaaaatagaggTTACTGTGGAGATTTATTTTCGAGCCTCCATGAACCACTCACTTCAAAATGTAGCTGTGTGCACCCTGATATTAAGTTTTCTCTTATGTGACATCTAAGTTCAGGCAGAAAGACTTCTTTTTTACACCGGATGACACTGGATGACACAAACggtggattttttttgtgtgtgtatttttgttttgcagcttcagtAAAATGGAATCTGCAGAAAACTGCAGGATGTCCTGATAATTTGTTACACCTTTTCCTGTTGATGTATTTGGTATTTTAAATGCAGATTTAAGGATTTTGAATAACTGAAGAACTGAACTGGTGCATTTGGGAATAATGCTGAAATATATTCATGTGTTTTCACAGGTAAATTATTTTTACGCCCTTACAGGAATATCTTTGCCTCTATTCCCCTTTAAGAGATGAAGATACACTTTTCATTGGCTGTATTAAAAATAGTCTGCTAGCTGAAAATCTTATCTCATTTGTTTAATCTGTAAAAAGTGAAGTCTCACAATAATTACACTGGGTCACAAGCTTGACTGTCGCCAACAAAGGCCTTCTAGAAATAGAGGGCCGGTCTTTCTCACCACTCCGCCGCTGTCTCGATAATTACTGCAGCCACCTTTGCTtactgcttgtttgtgggtctctaTGCTTTAAGTTTTGGCttcagtaaataaaaacaatcaaaatcaGGTGACTGACTCGATGATTAAAAAATATCCAAAATTTCTTTcccttgagaaactcttgggtcACCTTTGCAGTATGTTTTATTGTTTGCACTGTGAAGCATCAGTCAGCTGTGCAGCAACTGTGTTCTTTACTTGgttttatgcagtaaagttattTTTCTAACCAAGGAAAGAATGCTTCCATCATTCCCTTTGGTTGTCTTCTGTGGTTTTTCACGTCTTTTGGTCTTGGCGTAATCGACAGTGTTTTCCTGTAAGAATGGGCGAGATTCCTAAATTGGTCACTCCTAAAGTTTTTTGCTGTCATAGCCTAATGATGGGCTCTCTCACTTGCAAGGACATCTCTTTAGACCTCGTGTGGAGGATTCCACTGAAAAGTACCAAATACAACATCATCATCTCCAGACTTTTATCCACCTAATGCGTCACAATAATAATAAGGAAACCAATTAAATATAAGCTGCTGAAAATGggggactgtgtataaaaatggctaaaaTTCCTATACAGTTAATGTAATACTTATATATCCAGTACTTTGGTTACTGTGTTTCTTGGATTTGCTGCATTTTTATACTATCTCTTCAGTTCatattcctgtctctctctctttttttaaaaagtgatattCAAATGCTTTCAGATCATGGCATGTTTTCTGAATTCTAATGTTATTCTTTCTCAGATTTTGATAAGACACGACTCAGTGGAGCGTAGGACTTACTGCAGGCCTTTGACCTGGGGCTTCACTCTCAGAACGTCCAGCAGAATGTGAGCACCGTAGGGGCCAATGAGGTTGAGGTTGAGATTGAGTAGTGTGACTTCAGACTGGCTGCTTTTTAGTGCCCCCGCCAGGCTCAGCAGAAGGTCATCTGTGAGGTCCGTGTTCCTCAGAACTAGCTGCTCCACCTCATCAGACATGCTCAGCACTGTCATCATGGCATGAAGCTACATTTACAAACCAAGAGAAAGTCACAGAAAACTGTAAGTCCCTCTAAAATTACAGTGCGGGAAATGAAACTGTTATAATACAGTGTTGCTATACTGTTATccataagaacagtttcttaCTGTAAAACTAGAGCACTGTGCTGAGtggaatatatattttatatctgTGAATTCTTCTTTTCTGTAATCTTGTTGTAGAGTGGTGCAGAATGCGAGAGCAGAATTGCAAAGATATGATACAGAcataaatatattacatttaacTTCTAGGTTACCTCAATTACAAGAGAAGCAGCTgttataaaaatacagaaatcacATTTGCACAAGTGCAGATTATTATTTTGTCCTTCATACAGAAATACATTTTGCATCTGAGCCCTGAGAGGAATATTAACATTAAGCATTTACTGTTTGTAAATGTGCGCAACAGCACACAATGTGAGATGTGTTGTCGGGTGGGAAAGAGATGTGGGGGAGACAGGTGCTGGAGGTTTTCTAAACACAGACAAGATGAGAGTCCGGAGACATATGGTCTGGCTGTCGGCCACGTCTACTGTGCCATTTTGCTAGACCTTGAGGAATTTTTCAGCCACTGTTGGAAGCTTTTTCATCATGATCGGTATGACCGAGTGAAATGCCTGCCTGCCCCAGATAAAACTCAGTGACCATTTGAACAACTCGTCTTTGTATTCAAAGCCCAAATAATAGAATTAATCCTCTGAATTCATCCGAATGAAATTAATCAACATTTTATCTGCCAAATCAATGTTACATGCCTAAAACATATTGCCACCTTTCTGTTATCAGGGTAGATTTTACATTTTGGAGGTTCCTCAGGGGGGGACGTTTGTGCTTAAAAGCTAAAAATATGAACCAGTaattaaaagagaaaatggTGGCACTCAGTAAAAGCCTGAGTTTCTCTCTGTGTAAACACTACATTATTTAGTGAATAGCTGGAACACGGTAATATAGTCAGAGTGTGGAATAACATgaacaaccttaaagctagttGAGAAGTGGGACAATGGAACGTGCATTACTTTAATGGgcaaattgttttttaatgttgacATTTCATTATATTATTTGGCAGATGCAATTCCTGCtctaacaaaaacacagaatgtAAGAATCTGCTTGAATCGAGGCTTTTGGCAGTGATTTAATGCCAGGAAAGCTTCTGGCAAAAACACAGTTTCACCACAGTAATTTGTGTTATACACACACCTGTGCCTGCAGGTCTTGCTCTCTAACGGACTCTTCCGTGCCAGCGCTCTGATTAGCCttgtcctcttcttcctctggcTTTCCATCATGCTGCAGAATGGTGTCACTTTCTGCACTGAGCTCCACATCTGAGCGTTGAGCTTTGGGGCCCAATGACAGCCTCTTCTGGAGCCGGCACCTCTCCAGGACTTGGcatacagaaagaaaattaaacaaCTCAGGTGCAATAAAACCAACTGTCCTGAAGCCAAGTGCATGCAGTGATACTGATATCCGCGGTtaatttgaaaatgtaaataataaaatctaaaaTTCAGTTTGTGCCTCTGTTTGAGCAATAGAGAAAGCAGATCAGCTAAAATTTATGCACACAGGCATGTGTGTATCTGCATAACCTCTCCCACACGTCATCCGTCTTCCTTTAAGCAGACATTTCTCAATGCATCACTTTCTTGCAAATTCAACCTTTTTCTGCTTAAGTGTATTATGTAAATCAGTTACAGCTCTCCAGGGGGATTCCACTTTGGTCCTACTGTGCTGCGGTTTCTTTACTCACTGTTTGCCTTGAACCAGTGATGTTTGCTTGGGCCTTGCTTCAACGCAGCACTCATTTCCACACATTCTTCATAGAAGTCCTTCAGCTTTTCCCCATCTCTGTTTTTCCTATTTGATCCAAGGcccttctgtttctctctgttctgCTTAGTCAGAGCTTCCTCATCCTGCAATGaatctttaaaaagaaacactctttttcttttccattttttttctctgcaaagAATATTAAATGGAGATACCACAGGCAGAAGGCTTGAAGGTCATCTGTATCTCCCCTTGAAAGGCCGGAAGATTCTATTTTCCCCTATTTTTCCGTCTTGTCTTACAGGAATCAAACcaactaaaattaaaatttgcatACCGGGAAATTTGCTTGTCGTGTTCAATGGCGGCTGCCCCGTATGCAGGATCATGACAGGGCCGGTTGCTCTGTCCTGCTCTCGTCTGGCAGACGATGCCTTGTCTTCAAATTTTTCCATGATTGTTGACCTCGTTGAGCTCTTGCCGTCTTGTCTCCCTTCCCCTCTGTCATTTTCAGCTGTCTTGCCTTTGCTCTCCTTCTGATTAGTTTGACCCTTGCGTCGTTTCTTTTTGGAGGTCTCTTTAATTCCAGCTACAGGGAGGTCTTCGCTGTCTGTTGATCCTCTGCTGCCCTCcttggtgtgttttgttgtccTCCTCACTGATTTCTTCACAGGTTTGGCTGGGATAAATAGAGGGGATGATGGACATGACTCGATGACGCCTGCTTTGGAAACATTAGAGACAAAATGAGAAGGAAAAAATGCTTTGTGAGACATTTTGTCTTTAAACTAGTTGATCAAAATCAAGAACTGGGCCTGATATCAAAAAATGTTGATGAAAAGCTTTAGGAAGTAATGGAAAATTGAGACCCTCATTCCAGGCTTTGTACCATTGCCAGTGCTCTGCTCTAGAGAAAGATTTAAGTTCTCCTTTGTGCTCTTGTTCAGCTGCTGGCTGGAGCTGTATTTGGTTCGGAGACTTGTGCATCTGAAAGGGATGAAAATGTGCTTTCATTATATTCTACCTGCTGTACCAACATCATCCCCTGATCTTGTATCTTCCTTTTTCCTCAGTGTCCACCCACAACACATTATATCTGCAAAACAATGGATTTACCCAATATGTTTTGACATTTGGTATTAAATTCTCATTTTTCTGCCAGTGCCatgctgtctgtctctcagagGATGTAATCTTACCTGTAGCAGGGTATCCCACCAGCCAGCCAAGTCAATCTGAAGCAGCTCTTCCTCCCCTGCTGGAAGCCAGGAGTGTAGCGGTACTCACAGCAGGAACTGATCCTGGTAACCATGATGCCATTGACATAGAAAGAAGCACTGAATGGGTAACCTCTATGTCTCTGAGACAAAAACTGGAACTGCTCTGAAAGATACAAGCAACACAAATATTAAGATTGTAGATATTGTTTGATCTTTTTAGAAGGTAGTCTTGTTTGGCTTTTCTTGCTGCAGGTCATCACATTCGGGAATGGTTTCTTATGCATTTGTCTTGTGTTACAACTGGCTTGTGGTGCACAAAAACAGTGGCCAGGTGTTCTGCATTTCCTGCAATCTCATGTGTCACACAAAAAACTCCTGCAAGACACAGCtcttattctctctctctctctctctctctctctcacacacacacacacacacacacacacacacacacacacacacacacacacacacacacacacacacacacacacacgcacacacgcatgcacacacacacacacacacacacatgcagcaaaACCCACAAAAAGACTTGGGGCCAAAACACTTGTCATAATTGATAGCATCACTGGTTGCATTTGGAGATCGAAAtcacttttatgattttaattaaattttactTTATCTTTGCTTATTGTCATCATGTGGTGATGTTTGGCACTGCTTCCATCTTTAGTTAAACATTGTGTTCAATCTGTTGCTGCCTCAACTTGTTTAGTTTAAAAGTAGGCCTAAAAAACACAGAGTTACAGCGCTAGTCTATCCCCAAATCAATCTGCAGATTCTTCTTCCTCTGGATAAATAACTCTACAGGTAGCGTTATTTATTCTTCTAAATTGCTTTGGATTGAGTTGCCCAGTTTTTGGTGACATTGGCTGTAGAGATACAGTATCAGACTTCTGTTAAAAATCTTGGATCCAGACAGAACTCACCTTGTGGTGCTCAAAGTGCCAAAAAATACATCTGAGAGGTTCACCAGCAATGTGTTGTTTCAGAAATTATgattcaataaaaacaaacaaacaaaaaaaaacattaactttGGTGTGAGCAGTTTCATTCAGGAactcttctctcttttcttttctactaTGTCCTCTAACCAGACCAAAGGAAGTAATATGGCTAGCTAGCGTTACAGCTCAGACAAGAAGACACCAGAGTCAACACAAGTTCTTAGCAGACACCATCAATGTTAATGTTGTTTGCTTTGTTGTGCACGGGCTTTTTGTCGGGGCTAGACCATAGGCTTCCCTCAGCTCAGTGGGATTGGCAGATGTAGTTCAGTGgaaggaaaatagttctctgcAGGCTATATCTCCAAAACTGAGTGACTCACACTGAAACTATCTAGATGGATAAATGGAACCAAAGGTCAGAAAGACAACATGTTTATTTGATTCTAGGATGAACCTCCACTTTGACAGCACTGGAACCATACCACATCCTGGTTGGTTCTGTGGTTTTTAGAGATTTCAGTAAACCTTTAGTCACGCATCGCTATATTGTATTTCACTGCTGACAGTGGTTATCTAACTCACCATCAGTGAGTAACACAAAAACCATTTTacaatttttcttcttctttttgcaaCTTCCATTTGGGAATAGTAACATTAACTTTAAGAGACCCTTTTTAGGTGCAATCAAGAGATGCAATACTCAAAACAGGACGCAGATCCAAATGCAATTTATGTTGCAGTTCCAGCCATTGATTGGTGTctgaaaatatctttaaaaaacagATATGTCAGACAGTTTCATTTTACACTCtctatttaattttattctgCTTAGTCAATTCAAAGAGAGTGGgagctggagtctatcccaccatagagcgagaggcagggtaaACCTTGAATATGTTGCCATAATCACTATTTAAACTAACTTAAACCTTCTTGCTATAAGGCAACAGTGCTACACCGCCCCCGAAAAAACatactttattaaaataaacttaACTGGAAACAAAGCattatttcaaaatgttaaatTGAACTAAATCTGTGTGTAATGGTCACTGCACTCTTGCCATCAAAATCACAAATCACTGTATAGATAGTGTAAAACCAATGCAATAATAGTCACGACATATCTCATTGACTTTGTGGGATCCTATATAGACTGTTTGGATTGTGCTTCTGTGTATTGTCTGCTCCTTTATTTCATTCCTACCGAGGATTTTGTAAACACATCACACATGCAGTCTGAAGCAGAAATCCATAACCTCTTTCTTGCCTGACATTGAGATTCCTTCCCTGGAGTGATGGTTGTACAGTGTATATCAACATGTACCGACTGCAAAGATGAAATAACTTGTCTTGTCTATTGACTTTTTTTATGCGATGACAGTGCATCAGGTCACACATCAGCCTTTTATTGGTGTTCGGCTAAAATTCTGCCTCAGGGCAGTGTTCTCATCATTCTCATTAAAATGTTGCTTTGATGAGGAATTAAGCTTGTGGCAGTGGACACTTAATGCCACTCATTTCTTTCTCTTACTTTGACCCCCTTAATGGCAGAAAACACCTTAAAATCTGCAAAAGGGAgtcaaatataaagaaatataaaaaacgAATTTCTGAATCAGTGTTTGCCATTCAAACGATACGGTTTCAACTTTAACAGTTCCTACCGCCTGGAGTTACGAGGCCTTTGAAGACACAAATATTCTCTCCTCCATTGACTTGCTGGAGTACTTTCAGTTCATCCTGAGTTGACCCGAGCCCCAAATTCCGATGTCTTTGTCCAAGGTAGGTCA
It includes:
- the LOC120443156 gene encoding NACHT, LRR and PYD domains-containing protein 3 yields the protein MVTRISSCCEYRYTPGFQQGRKSCFRLTWLAGGIPCYRCTSLRTKYSSSQQLNKSTKENLNLSLEQSTGNAGVIESCPSSPLFIPAKPVKKSVRRTTKHTKEGSRGSTDSEDLPVAGIKETSKKKRRKGQTNQKESKGKTAENDRGEGRQDGKSSTRSTIMEKFEDKASSARREQDRATGPVMILHTGQPPLNTTSKFPDSLQDEEALTKQNREKQKGLGSNRKNRDGEKLKDFYEECVEMSAALKQGPSKHHWFKANILERCRLQKRLSLGPKAQRSDVELSAESDTILQHDGKPEEEEDKANQSAGTEESVREQDLQAQLHAMMTVLSMSDEVEQLVLRNTDLTDDLLLSLAGALKSSQSEVTLLNLNLNLIGPYGAHILLDVLRVKPQVKGLHLFGNKLRDHGVLTLLNGIAELQEQTARAAAAIQQAMLFPSEHNMLPQLPSGWSSFRLFTLLELDIGGNGLSSDGVKVLASYMRSHSYLQYLGLAQTSGADLAAWKELFDSLKGNSSLTQIILDENNLGDPGVRLLADMLKENMSLRQVDLDKNCISDVGGNDIMGALLCRTQFPLRHLSLQENNISAGLMSRIQEECYPS